The segment CTAATCTGCGAGCTTATTAGTTTTGTCGAACTGGACTCTTAATTGCACTCATTAGTCGTAATTTGGCACCAGAACATGTCTATTTCAGCAGAGGCCACTAAAGTGCTGATATTGAAGCTGTTTGCTGCCATCTTTCACTTCTGTACTGTTGCTAGTTGAACAGGTTTTAATATTTTCCTTCTTGGTAGTGAAACATGTTTTGTACCTGCATTGATGCACATGCAAAAGGGATCCTGTTCCTGTTGTCATTTTACTGTTTAATAACTGCATCAAAAGTTGGCTTTGGTTCAGAATAAAGGTGCCTCAATCAGGCACTCAATctcgtttttctttttttagtaaTACTTTCATGATTCTATAATCCTTACCATTTCAAGTCCTTTTAAATGCTATCTATGTCCTTTAAAGGATGTTTTTACTAGATCTTGGGGTTGACATTCACTTTTTTACAGTATGCTCACAGACGATGTGTACAGAGGTGGTGTAATGAGAAGGGTGACACTGTATGTGAGATCTGCCACCAGGTACATCTTACTCGCAGTAATTGTGATTTGACTGTAAATTCTTCATTTTCTCTGTTAGTTTTGGAATTTCAACCTGAGTTTGTCTTCGACTTAGTAAGACTCCTTGTGCCTAAATGCCACATGCAGCATTTCAAGCCTGGTTATACAGCACCACCACCTATTTTTCGACTTGGGGGTATTCCGATGAACTTCAGGTATcatagcttttccattcttgatAGTAATAAATAAGTAAAATCATACAGTATAAATCAATTTTCCGCTGTGAAACATATTTTGCTAAATTTTTCAGAGGAAATTGGGAAATTGCCAGGAGGGACTTGAATAATCCCCGCCTTATTGCAGTGGTTTCAACTGACCAAAATCTCATTGATCCTGACTATGATGACTATGCAGTGTCCAACTCAAGAAGCATGATGTGCTGCCGTTCCGTTGCTATAATCGtaatatctctctctctctctctgcccACAAAAGGATGTGCATCTATAGTTGGAAACAAATCTAGGAAGCTATGACCATATTCTGTATACGAAAGATACAATGTATGGAGGAGAGGTTGACAGTCTCAAGTTTGATTTGATAGCAAGTTTACAGAACATCTTAATGATTTTACTTGGAGTTTTTAGGAGTAACTAAAGAATCAGGGTGATTGGATATTAGTGTGATGAAAGTTCTTCTCATGTCAAATTATCCTTTATTTTGCAGTTCATGGTTCTTCTAATTTTGCGGCATACTCTTCCCGTCATAGTAAATCGAGCAGGGAACTATACTCTTCCACTGATATTGGTAAATTCACTTGATTATCAAAATTTGGAAGATGCATGTATATGCCGATTGAGTTCCTTATCTATCATCTTCTTTGACAGTTACTACTTCTGAGAGTTGTCGGAATCATTTTGCCAATATACGTTATAATGAAAGCAGTGATTGGAGTTCTTCGTCGCCGGCACAATCGGGTAAGCCTGTTGCCCATGACTAaagttctaatttttttttaccagGTTTAAGCATTTTGGTCATTGTTTACTTTATTCATGGCCTGCGTGGGTGACCCTTAACAGGTTAATGTATCCCTCTCATCGTCTTCTCTCTCTTCATCTGATGAAGAAGCTGGGTCGGCAACTTTGCAGCCTCAAAACGATGATGTCACACACGTTTGATAGATGGCCCTTTCCAGCTGCAATTACCGCTAAGATGCAACTTCGTTTAGCTGACTTCGGATGTTAATTCGGTTTCTCTTTGAAGCAGTAGAGTCTTTCATGTATTGCAGTCAGTGCGAGGTCCAAAAAGTGATGAAGAGTATCCTAATATTAAAGAGAAGACTATCGAAAGGCTTGCCCTGAGGATTATGAAGTTTAAATTGGTTAACAAACGTTGATAGAAGGATGATTGATGACAAGAAAGTCGCAGCCTTGCTGTGAACTGATATGCAGTAGTTGTTACTCGAGAAAGAGATCAAGCACCCAAGACCCGTCAAGGTTCTGTCTATATAGGTCTTGAGGTGTGAATTAGTTAATACTTTTAGATCCTGTTTTCAGATTTTACGAACAGACAAATGCCAAGATATGTATATAAGGtttaaaattatagaaaatcaTAAAGAAATTTCAGGCTTCTGTCTCAAAACTTTGGTTTTGAATATTACACGTTTCAGCAAATATTTTAGCAATTTAAATTGTTGTTTCCAAACTGGTCAATTCGGtggcagttttttttttttttttttccggtgCATGCATGGTAACTTCAGGGAAAGATGTTATCTTGAAAGCACATGATTACAGCAACGGAATAAAAGCTCCTGGAAGCAGCATCTTAGATTTGTTGCTTGATGGCTGGGGATCCCAGTAATGAAATCACAAGCAAGCAACAGCCAAGAAAATG is part of the Coffea eugenioides isolate CCC68of unplaced genomic scaffold, Ceug_1.0 ScVebR1_737;HRSCAF=1464, whole genome shotgun sequence genome and harbors:
- the LOC113758810 gene encoding uncharacterized protein LOC113758810, whose protein sequence is MGDHFVLLVDRLLTESTLEAAIESQNRLLQSVPLRNDDMAVDCTLKDTGADLTPRKMVECRICQDEDWDSNMETPCSCCGSLKYAHRRCVQRWCNEKGDTVCEICHQHFKPGYTAPPPIFRLGGIPMNFRGNWEIARRDLNNPRLIAVVSTDQNLIDPDYDDYAVSNSRSMMCCRSVAIIFMVLLILRHTLPVIVNRAGNYTLPLILLLLLRVVGIILPIYVIMKAVIGVLRRRHNRVNVSLSSSSLSSSDEEAGSATLQPQNDDVTHV